From the genome of Rathayibacter sp. VKM Ac-2759, one region includes:
- a CDS encoding DUF2520 domain-containing protein — protein MPDTRRDGRLGVGVIGAGPVGPVLGAALAGAGHAVIGVATTSESGRERADALLPGVPVLAVPDLVERSELVVIAVPGGEIGALVAGLAAIGAWQAGQLVLHTAPEHGYGVLAPALSSGAIPLAVHPAMAFSGTSLDLARLSETYFAVTAPGPVLPIAQALVVEMGGEPVTVAESDRAAYAEAVSTATTFSTAIVEQAAGLLAGIGVEKPGFFLSSLVRSSVDDALRRAAH, from the coding sequence ATGCCTGACACCCGACGAGACGGACGCCTCGGAGTCGGCGTCATCGGAGCGGGCCCCGTCGGCCCCGTGCTCGGTGCCGCCCTCGCGGGCGCCGGCCACGCCGTGATCGGCGTCGCGACCACCAGCGAGAGCGGCCGCGAGCGGGCCGACGCGCTGCTGCCGGGCGTGCCCGTGCTCGCCGTGCCCGACCTGGTCGAGCGGAGCGAGCTGGTCGTCATCGCGGTTCCCGGAGGCGAGATCGGTGCTCTCGTCGCGGGCCTCGCCGCGATCGGCGCCTGGCAGGCCGGCCAGCTCGTCCTGCACACCGCGCCCGAGCACGGGTACGGCGTGCTGGCCCCGGCACTCTCCTCCGGAGCCATCCCGCTCGCGGTGCACCCGGCGATGGCCTTCAGCGGCACGAGCCTCGACCTCGCCCGCCTCTCCGAGACGTACTTCGCCGTGACGGCGCCCGGCCCGGTGCTCCCCATCGCGCAGGCGCTGGTCGTCGAGATGGGCGGCGAGCCGGTGACGGTGGCGGAGTCGGACCGCGCGGCCTACGCGGAGGCCGTCTCCACCGCCACCACCTTCTCGACCGCGATCGTCGAGCAGGCCGCGGGCCTGCTCGCCGGCATCGGCGTCGAGAAGCCGGGCTTCTTCCTCTCGAGCCTCGTCCGCTCCTCCGTCGACGACGCCCTGCGCCGCGCGGCGCACTGA
- the panC gene encoding pantoate--beta-alanine ligase — translation MISTIERIDAVRERLRAERRAGRSIALVPTMGALHDGHLALVDRAREIADVVVVSIFVNPLQFGPSEDLDRYPRDLAADLALLEREGVEYVFAPTVAEMYPDGPSATRVVAGKAGTLYEGRSRPGHFDGMLTVVAKLLGIVQPDAALFGQKDAQQLFLVRRMVRDLDLPVVIEAVETVREEDGLALSSRNRYLDARERRAARTVPLVLEAAASAADRGVDSVIAAAQSAAMGEPLVKLDYLAVADPTTFLPVDDDYRGPALVLVAAVVGSTRLLDNGPILLA, via the coding sequence GTGATCAGCACCATCGAACGCATCGACGCCGTCCGCGAGCGGCTGCGGGCCGAGCGTCGCGCGGGCCGCAGCATCGCCCTCGTCCCCACCATGGGTGCCCTGCACGACGGTCACCTCGCCCTCGTCGACCGCGCCCGCGAGATCGCGGACGTCGTGGTCGTGTCGATCTTCGTGAATCCGCTGCAGTTCGGTCCCTCGGAGGACCTCGACCGCTACCCGCGCGACCTCGCGGCCGACCTCGCCCTCCTCGAACGGGAGGGGGTCGAGTACGTCTTCGCGCCGACAGTCGCCGAGATGTACCCCGACGGACCCTCCGCGACCCGCGTCGTCGCCGGGAAGGCCGGCACCCTCTACGAGGGCCGCTCCCGCCCCGGCCACTTCGACGGGATGCTCACCGTCGTCGCCAAGCTGCTCGGCATCGTGCAGCCCGACGCCGCGCTGTTCGGGCAGAAGGACGCGCAGCAGCTGTTCCTCGTGCGCCGCATGGTGCGCGACCTCGACCTGCCCGTCGTGATCGAGGCCGTCGAGACGGTCCGCGAGGAGGACGGCCTCGCGCTCTCGAGCCGCAACCGCTACCTCGACGCCCGCGAGCGCCGGGCCGCGCGCACCGTGCCGCTCGTCCTCGAGGCCGCGGCGTCCGCCGCCGACCGCGGTGTCGACTCCGTCATCGCCGCGGCCCAGTCCGCCGCGATGGGCGAGCCGCTGGTTAAACTGGACTACCTCGCCGTCGCTGACCCGACGACGTTCCTCCCGGTCGACGACGACTACCGCGGCCCGGCCCTCGTGCTCGTTGCCGCGGTCGTCGGCTCCACCCGCCTCCTCGACAACGGCCCGATCCTGCTCGCCTGA
- the lysS gene encoding lysine--tRNA ligase, which translates to MADTPDPTELSAEEASEQKAVRLAKRERLLERAGDDLGGGAYPVAVGVTDTIAAVRSRHEGIEPDTRTGDRVGLAGRVVFQRNTGKLCFATLQSGDGERIQAMVSLGDVGDESLAAWKELVDLGDHLFVEGEVISSKRGELSVWVSAWTIAAKAILPLPNLHNELGDETRMRQRYLDLIVRPQARDTVVTRAKVNASLRSTFVGHGFLEVETPMLQVMHGGASARPFATHSNAFDTELFLRIAPELYLKRAVVGGIERVFEINRNFRNEGADSTHSPEFAMLEAYQAYGDYTSIADLTQELIQNAALAVAGSHVVTWADGTEYDLGGEWERISMYESLSLAAGIEITPSTPLVELETLAEREGVEVHVPTHGKYVEELWEHFVKGGLTRPTFVMDFPVDTSPLVRAHRSIPGVVEKWDLYVRGFELATGYSELVDPVVQRERFVEQARQAAAGDDEAMRLDEDFLRALEHGMPPTGGMGMGIDRLLMAITGLGIRETILFPLVK; encoded by the coding sequence ATGGCCGACACCCCCGACCCCACCGAGCTCTCCGCCGAGGAGGCCTCGGAGCAGAAGGCCGTGCGCCTGGCCAAGCGCGAGCGCCTGCTCGAGCGGGCGGGGGACGACCTCGGCGGTGGCGCCTACCCGGTCGCCGTGGGCGTCACCGACACGATCGCCGCGGTCCGCTCGCGCCACGAGGGCATCGAGCCGGACACGAGGACGGGCGACCGCGTCGGCCTCGCCGGCCGCGTCGTGTTCCAGCGCAACACCGGCAAGCTCTGCTTCGCGACGCTGCAGTCCGGCGACGGCGAGCGCATCCAGGCGATGGTCTCGCTCGGCGACGTCGGCGACGAGTCGCTCGCCGCGTGGAAGGAGCTCGTCGACCTGGGCGACCACCTCTTCGTCGAGGGCGAGGTCATCTCGAGCAAGCGCGGCGAGCTGAGCGTCTGGGTCTCGGCGTGGACCATCGCCGCCAAGGCGATCCTCCCGCTCCCGAACCTGCACAACGAGCTCGGCGACGAGACCCGGATGCGCCAGCGCTACCTCGACCTGATCGTGCGCCCGCAGGCCCGCGACACCGTGGTCACCCGCGCGAAGGTCAACGCCTCGCTCCGCAGCACGTTCGTCGGCCACGGCTTCCTCGAGGTCGAGACCCCGATGCTGCAGGTGATGCACGGAGGCGCCTCCGCCCGCCCGTTCGCGACGCACTCCAACGCGTTCGACACCGAGCTCTTCCTCCGCATCGCCCCCGAGCTGTACCTCAAGCGCGCCGTCGTCGGAGGCATCGAGCGGGTGTTCGAGATCAACCGCAACTTCCGCAACGAGGGCGCCGACTCGACGCACTCGCCCGAGTTCGCGATGCTCGAGGCCTACCAGGCGTACGGCGACTACACCTCGATCGCCGACCTCACGCAGGAGCTGATCCAGAACGCGGCGCTCGCGGTCGCCGGATCGCACGTGGTCACCTGGGCCGACGGCACCGAGTACGACCTCGGCGGCGAGTGGGAGCGGATCTCGATGTACGAGAGCCTCTCGCTCGCGGCCGGCATCGAGATCACTCCGTCGACCCCGCTGGTCGAGCTCGAGACACTCGCCGAGCGCGAGGGCGTCGAGGTGCACGTGCCCACGCACGGCAAGTACGTCGAGGAGCTCTGGGAGCACTTCGTGAAGGGCGGCCTGACCCGCCCGACCTTCGTCATGGACTTCCCGGTCGACACCTCGCCGCTCGTGCGCGCGCACCGCAGCATCCCGGGCGTCGTCGAGAAGTGGGACCTCTACGTCCGCGGCTTCGAGCTCGCGACGGGCTACTCGGAGCTGGTCGACCCGGTCGTGCAGCGCGAGCGCTTCGTCGAGCAGGCGCGCCAGGCGGCCGCGGGCGACGACGAGGCGATGCGCCTCGACGAGGACTTCCTCCGCGCCCTCGAGCACGGCATGCCGCCGACCGGCGGCATGGGGATGGGCATCGACCGCCTGCTGATGGCGATCACCGGTCTCGGGATCCGGGAGACCATCCTCTTCCCGCTCGTGAAGTAG
- the cls gene encoding cardiolipin synthase, whose amino-acid sequence MTGPDWSLVLAVGAIVVELVVRVVAVIVVPRNRRPTTGLAWLMAIFLIPYVGILLFLFIGSYKLPRRRRRKQEEINRFILESTEGIDRVARDHPWPQWLESVVTLNRNLGAMPLVGGNDAGLQGGYEETIQAMADEIDRARRYVHCEFYILAADETTAPFFAALDRAVARGVTVRILLDHIASIRVPGYFTGTRRRLRALKEAGAHWSYMLPVRPWRLQYQRPDLRNHRKLLIVDGNTAFMGSQNVVDSSYNKRGNIRRGLHWHDLMVRLEGPVVQGINAIFITDWYSETDELLLRESEPMEALQKRDTIDCQVVPSGPGFDGENNLRLFLTLLYSAQKSIIITSPYFVPDEAMLYAITTATRRGVHVELFVSEIGDQAVVYHAQRSYYETLLTAGVRIWMYRKPTILHAKHFTIDDDVAVIGSSNMDMRSFSLNLEVSLMVRGSEFVEDLRQVQQDYREHSRELTLREWRQQPLRSTILDNLARLTSALQ is encoded by the coding sequence GTGACGGGACCCGACTGGTCGCTGGTGCTCGCCGTGGGGGCGATCGTGGTCGAGCTCGTCGTCCGGGTCGTCGCCGTGATCGTCGTCCCGCGCAACCGCCGCCCGACGACCGGTCTCGCCTGGCTGATGGCGATCTTCCTGATCCCCTACGTCGGCATCCTGCTGTTCCTGTTCATCGGGAGCTACAAGCTGCCGCGCAGGCGTCGCCGCAAGCAGGAGGAGATCAACCGCTTCATCCTCGAGTCGACCGAGGGCATCGACCGCGTCGCGCGCGACCACCCGTGGCCGCAGTGGCTCGAGTCGGTGGTCACCCTCAACCGCAACCTCGGCGCGATGCCGCTGGTCGGAGGCAACGACGCCGGTCTCCAGGGCGGCTACGAGGAGACCATCCAGGCGATGGCCGACGAGATCGACCGCGCCCGCCGCTACGTGCACTGCGAGTTCTACATCCTCGCGGCCGATGAGACGACCGCGCCGTTCTTCGCCGCCCTCGACCGGGCCGTGGCCCGCGGGGTGACGGTGCGGATCCTGCTCGACCACATCGCGTCGATCCGGGTGCCCGGGTACTTCACCGGCACGCGCCGCCGCCTCCGCGCCCTGAAGGAGGCCGGCGCGCACTGGTCGTACATGCTGCCGGTGCGCCCGTGGCGTCTGCAGTACCAGCGCCCCGACCTCCGCAACCACCGCAAGCTGCTGATCGTCGACGGCAACACGGCGTTCATGGGGTCGCAGAACGTCGTCGACTCGAGCTACAACAAGCGCGGCAACATCCGCCGCGGCCTGCACTGGCACGACCTGATGGTGCGCCTCGAGGGCCCGGTCGTGCAGGGCATCAACGCCATCTTCATCACCGACTGGTACAGCGAGACCGACGAGCTCCTGCTCCGCGAGTCCGAGCCGATGGAGGCACTGCAGAAGCGCGACACGATCGACTGCCAGGTCGTGCCGAGCGGGCCCGGCTTCGACGGCGAGAACAACCTGCGCCTCTTCCTCACGCTGCTCTACTCGGCCCAGAAGTCGATCATCATCACGAGCCCCTACTTCGTCCCGGACGAGGCGATGCTCTACGCGATCACCACGGCCACCCGGCGCGGCGTGCACGTCGAGCTCTTCGTCTCCGAGATCGGCGACCAGGCCGTCGTCTACCACGCGCAGCGCTCGTACTACGAGACCCTGCTGACCGCGGGGGTGCGGATCTGGATGTACCGCAAGCCCACGATCCTGCACGCGAAGCACTTCACGATCGACGACGACGTCGCCGTGATCGGCTCGAGCAACATGGACATGCGCTCGTTCAGCCTCAACCTCGAGGTGTCGCTCATGGTCCGCGGCTCGGAGTTCGTCGAGGACCTGCGGCAGGTGCAGCAGGACTACCGCGAGCACTCCCGCGAGCTCACCCTGCGCGAGTGGCGTCAGCAGCCGCTGCGCTCGACGATCCTCGACAACCTGGCGCGACTCACCTCCGCTCTGCAGTGA
- a CDS encoding helix-turn-helix domain-containing protein, which yields MVPRPTLLNPVSIPLSPGVRAVRLRGADGVAALRRLLETGVDLPLGFRMDLAVGAVENLRVLHVVSTPFAARWPGPSASDGASVFVLPMEGILTLESASRLVEVDEGGIALSADSPAVLRARRPVRFLVLCTDAPASERARRIEPARTLPESPLIASARTVLRAFLTDLDIAHPVQTEYLQGTVLRLARILGAEREEEDVERLGLHDMVDAAFHVIRADYSDPLLDPGTVARRCRVSLRTLQRAVADERGTTLREMISAVRTENALRLVATAEAAGLPLSDIARRSGFSSPERLRRAITTETGLSPSEYRRRLRLEERAAG from the coding sequence GTGGTCCCTCGCCCCACCCTGCTCAATCCCGTCAGCATCCCTCTGAGCCCCGGGGTCCGAGCCGTCCGGCTCCGAGGTGCCGACGGCGTCGCGGCCCTCCGCCGCCTCCTCGAGACCGGCGTCGACCTGCCCCTCGGCTTCCGGATGGACCTCGCCGTCGGCGCCGTCGAGAACCTCCGGGTCCTGCACGTCGTGTCCACCCCGTTCGCGGCGCGCTGGCCCGGCCCGTCCGCGTCCGACGGCGCCTCGGTGTTCGTGCTGCCGATGGAGGGGATCCTCACCCTGGAGTCCGCCTCGAGGCTCGTCGAGGTCGACGAGGGCGGGATCGCCCTCTCGGCCGACTCGCCGGCGGTCCTCCGCGCGCGGCGCCCGGTCCGGTTCCTCGTGCTCTGCACCGACGCCCCGGCCTCGGAGCGCGCGCGCCGCATCGAGCCCGCGCGCACCCTCCCGGAGTCGCCGCTGATCGCCTCCGCGCGGACGGTGCTCCGCGCGTTCCTCACCGACCTCGACATCGCGCACCCGGTGCAGACCGAGTACCTGCAGGGCACGGTGCTGCGCCTCGCCCGCATCCTCGGCGCCGAGCGGGAGGAGGAGGACGTCGAGCGTCTCGGTCTGCACGACATGGTCGACGCCGCGTTCCACGTCATCCGCGCCGACTACAGCGATCCGCTGCTCGACCCGGGGACGGTCGCGCGCCGCTGCCGGGTGAGCCTGCGCACCCTCCAGCGCGCGGTCGCCGACGAGCGCGGCACCACGCTGCGCGAGATGATCTCGGCGGTCCGCACCGAGAACGCGCTGCGCCTCGTCGCCACGGCGGAGGCGGCCGGGCTGCCGCTCAGCGACATCGCGCGCCGCTCCGGCTTCTCTTCGCCCGAGCGCCTGCGGCGGGCGATCACGACCGAGACCGGGCTCTCGCCGAGCGAGTACCGCCGTCGCCTCCGTCTCGAGGAGCGGGCGGCCGGCTGA
- a CDS encoding FAD-dependent oxidoreductase gives MTASGTTRILILGGGYVGLYTAWGLEKRRGLAPIDVTVVEPNPYMTYQPLLPEVAGGHVQPRHVTVPLVSALKHTRVIRGAITGVSLADRTATVAALDGSTRTLAFDQVVFALGAVTRTFPTPGLAEHAIGFKTVEEAAHLRDRVIENVAQAALTTDSAERRRLLTFVFVGGGYTGVEALSELLDLSRRALAAQPSLSMGDVTWHLVEALDRVAPEVGAELSAWTLDHLRSRGVHVHLKTTMPSCEDGVVELSSGERIPAATIVWTAGVKPNPILDATDAPRGPKGHVSADARLRVITDDGEPIPGVWAAGDGAQIPDLTAAKQPAYYPPNAQNAVRQAKLLAQNIVADLTGGVVEEYRHVSVGTVAEYGLGKGAGLIKGVKLRGPLAWLSHRAYHGAAMPTLDRKWRVISGWVADAIAPRDLSPMSAMQDPRRAFRESAEATDRAAAEKAASEGS, from the coding sequence ATGACGGCATCCGGAACGACGCGCATCCTCATCCTCGGCGGCGGCTACGTCGGCCTCTACACCGCGTGGGGGCTCGAGAAGCGGCGGGGGCTTGCTCCGATCGACGTCACCGTGGTCGAACCCAACCCCTACATGACCTATCAGCCGCTGCTGCCCGAGGTCGCCGGCGGGCACGTGCAGCCGCGGCACGTCACGGTGCCCCTGGTGTCGGCGCTCAAGCACACCCGCGTGATCCGCGGGGCGATCACGGGCGTCAGCCTCGCCGATCGCACCGCGACGGTCGCCGCGCTGGACGGCTCGACCCGCACGCTGGCGTTCGACCAGGTCGTCTTCGCGCTCGGCGCCGTCACCCGCACGTTCCCCACCCCGGGACTCGCCGAGCACGCCATCGGCTTCAAGACCGTCGAGGAGGCGGCGCACCTGCGCGACCGCGTCATCGAGAACGTCGCGCAGGCGGCGCTGACCACCGACTCCGCCGAGCGCCGCCGGCTGCTCACCTTCGTCTTCGTCGGCGGCGGCTACACCGGAGTCGAGGCGCTGAGCGAGCTGCTCGACCTCAGCCGCCGCGCGCTCGCCGCCCAGCCGTCGCTCTCGATGGGCGACGTGACCTGGCACCTCGTCGAGGCGCTCGACCGGGTGGCCCCCGAGGTCGGCGCGGAGCTCTCGGCCTGGACCCTCGACCACCTCCGCTCGCGGGGCGTGCACGTGCACCTGAAGACGACGATGCCCTCGTGCGAGGACGGCGTCGTCGAGCTCTCGAGCGGCGAGCGGATCCCCGCGGCCACGATCGTGTGGACGGCCGGCGTGAAGCCGAACCCGATCCTCGACGCGACCGATGCGCCGCGCGGGCCCAAGGGCCACGTCTCGGCCGACGCGCGCCTGCGCGTCATCACCGACGACGGCGAGCCGATCCCCGGAGTGTGGGCCGCCGGGGACGGGGCGCAGATCCCCGACCTGACGGCCGCGAAGCAGCCGGCGTACTACCCGCCGAACGCGCAGAACGCCGTGCGGCAGGCCAAGCTGCTCGCGCAGAACATCGTCGCCGACCTCACCGGCGGCGTCGTCGAGGAGTACCGCCACGTCTCGGTCGGCACCGTCGCCGAGTACGGACTCGGCAAGGGCGCGGGCCTGATCAAGGGCGTGAAGCTCCGGGGTCCGCTCGCCTGGCTCTCGCACCGCGCGTACCACGGCGCGGCGATGCCGACCCTCGACCGCAAGTGGCGGGTGATCTCGGGCTGGGTCGCCGACGCGATCGCTCCGCGCGACCTCTCGCCGATGAGTGCCATGCAGGACCCGCGCCGCGCGTTCCGCGAGAGCGCGGAGGCGACGGATCGGGCCGCGGCCGAGAAGGCGGCGTCGGAGGGATCGTGA
- a CDS encoding pirin family protein, with the protein MSNLERHPDEHPVASEPAAGGSAVEILEARLVPLGGPRAIEVRRTLPQRSRSTIGAWCFADHYGPVRLGEEAGMDVPPHPHTGLQTVSWLFEGEIDHRDSVGSHQLVRPGELNLMTAGRGISHSEVSTGAEPVLHGVQLWVALPEEARVIEPFFEHHEGVRADLAGAVVRVFVGGMLGASVPASTFTPLVAAQIDLEPGATVELPIEGGWEYGVLVDSGPVGVEGVDVERSDLAYLAPGRTTLTLSAGDEGGRVVLLGGEPFGEQLVMWWNFVGRSHDDVAAARERWQEDVIAGGDSEGPFGTVEGYDGRALPAPTLPTVRLKPRGA; encoded by the coding sequence ATGAGCAACCTGGAGCGGCATCCGGACGAGCATCCGGTCGCCTCCGAGCCCGCCGCGGGCGGTTCCGCCGTCGAGATCCTGGAGGCGCGCCTCGTGCCGCTCGGCGGGCCGCGCGCCATCGAGGTGCGCCGCACGCTCCCCCAGCGCTCGCGCTCGACGATCGGCGCGTGGTGCTTCGCGGACCACTACGGTCCCGTGCGCCTGGGCGAGGAGGCGGGGATGGACGTCCCGCCGCACCCGCACACCGGGCTGCAGACCGTCAGCTGGCTCTTCGAGGGCGAGATCGACCATCGCGACAGTGTCGGCAGCCACCAGCTGGTGCGGCCGGGCGAGCTGAACCTGATGACGGCGGGGCGCGGGATCTCGCACTCCGAGGTCTCGACCGGTGCCGAGCCGGTGCTGCACGGGGTCCAGCTCTGGGTCGCGCTCCCCGAGGAGGCGCGCGTGATCGAGCCGTTCTTCGAGCACCACGAGGGCGTCCGCGCCGACCTGGCGGGCGCCGTGGTCCGGGTGTTCGTCGGCGGGATGCTCGGCGCCTCCGTGCCCGCGAGCACCTTCACCCCGCTCGTGGCGGCGCAGATCGACCTCGAGCCGGGAGCGACGGTCGAGCTGCCGATCGAGGGCGGGTGGGAGTACGGCGTGCTCGTCGACTCCGGACCCGTCGGGGTCGAGGGCGTCGACGTCGAGCGCTCGGACCTCGCCTACCTCGCGCCGGGCCGCACGACGCTCACGCTGTCGGCGGGAGACGAGGGCGGTCGCGTCGTGCTCCTCGGCGGCGAGCCCTTCGGCGAGCAGCTCGTGATGTGGTGGAACTTCGTCGGCCGCAGCCACGACGACGTGGCGGCCGCGCGGGAGCGCTGGCAGGAGGACGTGATCGCGGGAGGCGACTCCGAGGGGCCGTTCGGCACGGTCGAGGGCTACGACGGTCGCGCCCTGCCCGCGCCGACGCTGCCGACCGTGAGGCTCAAGCCGCGAGGAGCGTGA